One genomic window of Phalacrocorax aristotelis chromosome 23, bGulAri2.1, whole genome shotgun sequence includes the following:
- the HDAC5 gene encoding LOW QUALITY PROTEIN: histone deacetylase 5 (The sequence of the model RefSeq protein was modified relative to this genomic sequence to represent the inferred CDS: deleted 3 bases in 3 codons): MDPQSDAGAEGPAEGAAGRPRRAGSRRRGPAADAAARERQLQRELLALKQQQQLQKQLLFAEFQKQHEHLTRQHEVQLQKHLKQQQEALAARRQQELEQQRQRERQEALEQQQRLEQLHALRTKDKSRESAIASTEVKLKLQEFLLSKTKEPGTGPPNHSLPQHPKCWAHHTSLDQSSPPQTGSPGTPPSYKLPLLGTYDGRDDFPLRKTASEPNLKVRSRLKQKVAERRSSPLLRRKDGTVISTFKKRAIEITVSSVCSSAPGSGPSSPNSSHSAIAENGFTGSVPNIHAEQLLPQHRALTLDGASQLSLYTSPSLPNISLGLQATVTVTNSHLNASPKLSPQAEAERPGVAALRPGAALTGKFLSTSSIPGCLLGVALEGDPPAGPASLLQHVLLLEQARQQSTLIAVPLHGQSPLVTGERAGSVRTVSKLPRHRPLSRTQSSPLPQSPQALPHGALPHGALPHGALQHHFLDKQQVQLGKLLPKPGELARQPPTHPEETEEELTEQQSPPPGGGVPPAPPLALASPDAGDPPEQLQDPEGCGVPHEEPGDSGDEAEGPGVPDVTELGVTYKQVFPEAPLQLYPTPSLGILALPHPALARTQSSPATAGIKPPAPDGPPKHLFTTGVVYDTFMLKHQCTCGNTNIHPEHAGRIQSIWSRLQETGLLGKCERIRGRKATLEEIQTVHSEHHTLLYGTSPLNRQKLDSKKLLGPISQKMYTVLPCGGIGVDSDTVWNEMHSSSAVRMAVGCLVELAFKVAAGEIKNGFAVIRPPGHHAEESTAMGFCFFNSVAISAKLLQQKLSVGRILIVDWDIHHGNGTQQAFYSDPDVLYISLHRYDDGNFFPGSGAPEEVGSGMGVGYNINIAWTGGVDPPIGDVEYLTAFRTVVMPIANEFSPDVVLVSAGFDAVEGHLSPLGGYSVTAKCFGHLTKQLMMLAGGRVVLALEGGHDLTAICDASEACVSALLGLELEPLDPSLLQQKPNVNAVATLEKVIEIQSKHWGSVKRFAAAVGCSLLEAQKGEAEEAETVTAMALLSVGAEQGSTDPQPRPAEEPMEAEPTL, translated from the exons ATGGACCCCCAGAGCGACGCA GGGGCGGAGGGGCCGGCGGAgggcgcggcggggcgcccGAGGCGTGCGGGGAGCAGGCGCCGGGGGCCGGCGGCTGAcgcggcggcgcgg gagcGGCAGCTGCAGCGGGAGCTGCTGGCtctcaagcagcagcagcagctccagaagCAGCTGCTCTTCGCCGAGTTCCAGAAGCAGCACGAGCACCTCACCCGCCAGCACGAGGTCCAGCTCCAGAAGCACCTCAAG cagcagcaggaagcgCTGGCCGCCCGccggcagcaggagctggagcagcagcggcagcgggAGCGGCAGGAggccctggagcagcagcagcgcctGGAGCAGCTCCACGCCCTGCGCACCAAGGACAAGAGCCGCGAGA gCGCCATCGCCAGCACGGAGGTGAAGCTGAAGCTGCAGGAGTTCCTGCTCAGCAAGACGAAGGAGCCGGGAACCGGCCCCCCCAACCattccctcccccagcaccccaaatgTTG ggctcACCACACCTCGTTGGACCAGAGTTCCCCCCCCCAGACCGGCAGCCCGGGGACACCCCCATCCTACAAACTCCCCCTCCTCGGCACCTACGACGGCCGGGATGATTTCCCGCTCCGCAAAACCG CCTCCGAACCCAACCTGAAAGTGCGCTCGCGGTTAAAACAGAAGGTAGCGGAGAGGAGGAGCAGTCCCCTGCTGCGGAGGAAGGACGGCACCGTCATCAGCACCTTCAAGAAGCGAGCCATCGAGATCACGG TGTCCTCGGTGTGCAGCAGCGCCCCGGGCTCCGGGCCCAGCTCCCCCAACAGCTCCCACAGCGCCATCGCCGAGAACGGCTTCACCGGCTCCGTCCCCAACATCCACGCCGAG cagctcctgccccagcaccgAGCCCTCACGCTGGACGGCGCCAGCCAGCTCAGCCTCTACACGTCCCCGTCCCTTCCCAACatctccctggggctgcaggccACCGTCACCGTCACCAACTCCCACCTCAAC GCGTCCCCCAAGCTGTCGCCGCAGGCGGAGGCCGAGCGCCCGGGGGTGGCCGCCCtgcgccccggggccgccctCACCGGCAAGTTCCTGAGCACCTCCTCCATCCCGGGCTGCCTGCTGGGGGTGGCCCTGGAGGGGgacccccccgccggccccgcgtccctgctgcagcacgtcctgctgctggagcaagcGCGCCAGCAGAGCACCCTCATCGCCG TGCCGCTGCACGGGCAGTCGCCGCTGGTGACG GGGGAGCGCGCGGGGAGCGTGCGGACGGTGAGCAAGCTGCCACGGCACCGGCCCCTGAGCCGCACGCAGTCGTCCCCGCTGCCCCAGAgcccccaggccctgccccACGGCGCCCTGCCCCACGGCGCTCTGCCCCACGGTGCCCTCCAGCACCACTTCCTCGACAAGCAGCAGGTCCAGCTGGGCAag ctgctccccaagCCGGGGGAGCTGGCGCGgcagccccccacccaccccgaGGAGACCGAGGAGGAGCTGACGGAGCAGCAGTCGCCCCCCCCGGGTGGTGGggtccccccc gccccccccctcGCTCTTGCCTCCCCAGATGCCGGGGACCCCCCGGAGCAGCTGCAGGACCCCGAGGGCTGCGGGGTGCCCCATGAGGAGCCGGGTGACAGCGGGGACGAGGCTGAGGGCCCCGGGGTCCCCGACGTCACCGAGCTGGGGGTCACGTACAAGCAG GTGTTCCCCGAAGCGCCGCTGCAGCTGTACCCCACTCCCTCCCTGGGCATCCTGGCGCTGCCCCACCCGGCCCTCGCCCGCACCCAGTCGTCCCCCGCCACCGCCGGGATCAAGCCCCCCGCGCCCGACGGGCCCCCCAAGCACCTCTTCACCACAG GCGTGGTGTACGACACGTTCATGCTGAAGCACCAGTGCACCTGCGGGAACACCAACATCCACCCCGAGCACGCCGGCCGCATCCAGAGCATCTGGTCCCGCCTGCAGGAGACCGGCCTCCTCGGCAAGTGCGAG cgcATCCGGGGCAGGAAGGCGACGCTGGAGGAGATCCAGACGGTGCACTCGGAGCATCACACGCTGCTCTACGGCACCAGCCCCCTCAACCGCCAGAAACTCGACAGCAAGAAGCTCCTGG GTCCCATCAGCCAGAAGATGTACACGGTGCTGCCGTGCGGGGGCATCGGG GTGGACAGTGACACGGTGTGGAACGAGATGCACTCGTCCAGCGCCGTGCGCATGGCGGTGGGCTGCCTGGTGGAGCTCGCCTTCAAGGTGGCCGCCGGGGAGATCAAG AACGGCTTCGCCGTCATCCGCCCCCCGGGACACCACGCGGAGGAGTCCACGGCCAT ggGCTTCTGCTTCTTCAACTCGGTGGCCATCTCGGccaaactgctccagcagaaGCTCAGCGTGGGCAGGATCCTCATCGTGGACTGG GACATCCACCACGGGAACGGGACCCAGCAAGCCTTCTACAGCGACCCCGACGTCCTCTACATCTCCCTCCACCGCTACGACGATGGCAACTTCTTCCCGGGCAGTGGGGCGCCCGAGGAG GTCGGCAGCGGGATGGGAGTGGGCTACAACATCAACATCGCCTGGACCGGTGGCGTCGACCCCCCCATCGGGGACGTGGAGTATCTCACCGCCTTCAG GACCGTGGTGATGCCCATCGCCAACGAGTTCTCCCCAGACGTGGTGCTGGTCTCGGCCGGCTTCGACGCCGTCGAGGGCCACCTCTCCCCGCTCGGCGGCTACTCCGTCACCGCCAAAT GTTTCGGCCACTTGACGAAGCAGCTGATGATGCTGGCGGGGGGCCGGGTGGTGCTGGCGCTGGAGGGGGGGCACGACCTGACGGCCATCTGCGACGCCTCAGAGGCCTGCGTCTCCGCTCTGCTCGGCCTGGAG CTGGAGCCCCTGGATCCgtccctcctgcagcagaagcCAAACGTGAACGCGGtggccaccctggagaaggTCATCGAGATCCAGA GCAAGCACTGGGGCTCGGTGAAGCGCTTCGCGGCGGCCGTGGGCTGCTCCTTGCTGGAGGCACAGAAGGGGGAGGCGGAGGAGGCCGAGACGGTGACGGCCATGGCCCTGCTCTCGGTGGGCGCCGAGCAGGGGAGCACCGACCCCCAGCCCAG GCCGGCGGAGGAGCCGATGGAGGCCGAGCCCACGCTGTGA
- the G6PC3 gene encoding LOW QUALITY PROTEIN: glucose-6-phosphatase 3 (The sequence of the model RefSeq protein was modified relative to this genomic sequence to represent the inferred CDS: deleted 1 base in 1 codon): protein MPQAWPRGGPGLLQGDPREPWRGPSSVPGRPQGHPGPAPWRPQGDMAGSKETPGRPWVCSRSLSETPGRSCASLREPLGRPQVCSRADPRETLGQLQPCAMDALHIAGIRFAEVLQSGPPWLEKFWISVTSLADPKCIFTVCFPLTYFLDRKVGVSVLWTGLVSEWLNVVLKWLLFGERPFWWVHESGFASKELVTLRQFPVSCETGPGSPSGHCMITGAALWPLVTALTTLASRNCRSLVVKLIPFCTYILLLLAVGLSRVFILAHFPHQVVCGILAGVALGWGLQSRTPATRTLGFFVATALALMLSCFALHSLVIAAGIDIDWSIRLATKWCSDPAWLCLDTRPFASVCRDAGSALGLGLAVGFPLHRGERLDPRQRVAGAVLALGAVQGLHRLLQPADVTLWYGTSFLKYATAPWLVSSLLPQLILSLTHPRGSPHAE, encoded by the exons ATGCCCCAGGCCTGGCCTAGGGGAGGTCCGGGCCTGCTCCAGGGAGACCCCAGGGAGCCCTGGAGAGGCCCCAGTTCCGTTCCAGGGAGACCTCAGGGACACCCCGGGCCTGCTCCATGGAGACCCCAGGGAGATATGGCTGGCTCCAAGGAGACCCCAGGAAGACCCTGGGTCTGCTCCAGGAGCCTCAGTGAGACCCCAGGGAGGTCCTGTGCCAGCCTCAGGGAGCCCCTAGGGAGGCCCCAGGTCTGCTCCAGGGCAGACCCCAGGGAGACCCTGGGTCAGCTCCAG cCTTGCGCAATGGATGCCCTGCACATCGCTGGCATCCGCTTTGCAGAGGTGCTGCAGTCCGGGCCACCCTGGCTGGAAAAGTTCTGGATCTCGGTGACCTCCCTGGCTGATCCCAAATGCATCTTCACTGTCTGTTTTCCTCTCACCTATTTTCTCGACCGCAAGGTGGGGGTGTCGGTGTTGTGGACTGGTCTGGTGTCAGAGTGGCTCAACGTGGTTCTCAAATG GTTATTATTTGGGGAGCGCCCATTCTGGTGGGTCCATGAGTCAGGGTTCGCCAGCAAGGAGCTGGTCACACTGCGCCAGTTCCCTGTCTCCTGCGAAACGGGACCGG GGAGCCCCTCCGGCCACTGCATGATCACGGGGGCAGCCCTCTGGCCCCTTGTCACCGCCCTGACAACGCTGGCATCCAGAAACTGCAGGAG CCTGGTGGTGAAGCTGATCCCCTTCTGCACCTacatcctgctcctgctggccgtGGGGCTCTCACGGGTCTTCATCCTGGCCCATTTCCCCCATCAGGTGGTCTGCGGCATCCTGGCAG GGgtagccctgggctgggggctgcagtcTCGCACC CCGGCCACACGcactctggggttttttgtcgCCACCGCGTTGGCCCTGATGCTCAGCTGCTTCGCCCTGCACAGCCTGGTGATCGCCGCCGGCATCGACATCGACTG GTCCATCCGCCTGGCCACCAAATGGTGCTCCGACCCCGCCTGGCTCTGCCTCGACACCCGGCCCTTCGCCTCCGTCTGCCGCGACGCCGGCAGCGCCCTGGGGTTGGGGCTGGCCGTCGGCTTCCCCCTGCACCGGGGGGAGCGGTTGGACCCCCGGCAGCGCGTGGCCGGCGCCGTGCTGGCCCTGGGGGCCGTGCAGGGCCTGCACCGGCTGCTGCAGCCGGCGGACGTGACCCTGTGGTACGGCACCAGCTTCCTCAAGTACGCCACCGCGCCCTGGCTGgtgtcatctctcctgccccagCTCATCCTCTCCCTCACTCATCCACGGGGCTCCCCCCACGCCGAGTAG